Proteins from one Sabethes cyaneus chromosome 2, idSabCyanKW18_F2, whole genome shotgun sequence genomic window:
- the LOC128734323 gene encoding uncharacterized protein LOC128734323, whose amino-acid sequence MSRAEYYLALCLLDALDDQCLESIRVLLEVHKANPNAIVLEKNVAPIHLVIGVEDERLAEQMTRLMLQHGANPNLSTSTEGMTPLHVAANLGRVKLVELLLQAGGDMDLKDDDLKTPVQYAVEESHYEVIKAMQNFAFEKKFERKREQVMQQNNSSFGSGYVKCFGGYLKVTTPTKNCLSAVQALEENKLTPNRIHYNFDVTSPYYINITHRRKSRAKIVSDNNPKPIALFEQAEQQEGADDTKECSDEEEIVVGRKNLFELTERNLIDFSRNMTETGRRTSFIECWRDKVSALRLKNKLSTNIDDIERILSGFSENSLNEEPKEDLLLEQNSNISIFSSDAEQDVLFQTATEEPVLYEDSLNTNEFARELLTPPKSLNTSKTPLPESYGNIVQITEEYIHTDDEAGLIFYEKKFLCERTFKVPLPPDQRRNLSLSSQSTIVTLPSLDYDTDALRAELTNFGEPPGPITRHTKKLYLKKLIKYKRDPERAIASVKNKHPNFSVELLSTMRNEDVFLQITDHTALETEMSTEFQTTTNKAWREGHLKKSFIYLLIDPRVSENLPAQQKLLSPHELWKRFLVSIFYVGKGKSSRPYCHLYDAMKLYQQKSTGQQNLNPPSTETLLQVEEEQIIFQSEERIERVCRASKILNRKQMTDSAKLNRIIDIWRSQQGVICLHVFHSIMPAEAYTREAAIIDAFGIQNLTNLKRGDYYGKTLSWPMKRRKQLGILLLYKAMLIFLAEGETQLLPSDLI is encoded by the exons ATGTCTCGAGCGGAATATTATTTGGCACTTTGTTTACTCGATGCACTGGATGATCAATGTCTGGAATCGATTCGGGTTCTTTTGGAAGTGCACAAAGCTAACCCTAACGCTATTGTATTGGAGAAAAATGTTGCTCCGATTCATCTAGTGATAGGGGTGGAAGATGAGCGACTTGCCGAACAAATGACCCGCCTCATGCTGCAACACGGGGCTAACCCAAATCTCAGCACCAGTACGGAAGGAATGACCCCGTTGCATGTTGCTGCCAATTTGGGGCGGGTAAAGTTGGTCGAGCTTCTGCTACAAGCCGGCGGAGATATGGATTTGAAAGACGACGATTTAAAGACACCCGTGCAGTATGCTGTCGAGGAGAGCCATTACGAAGTCATCAAAGCTATGCAGAACTTTGCATTTGAGAAAAAGTTTGAAAGGAAACGGGAACAAGTGATGCAACAAAACAACAGCAGTTTCGGAAGTGGATATGTGAAATGTTTTGGTGGTTATCTCAAAGTGACCACTCCAACCAAAAACTGTTTGTCTGCCGTTCAAGCTTTAGAAGAGAACAAACTGACTCCGAATAGAATTCACTATAATTTCGATGTCACTTCGCCGTATTACATCAATATAACTCATCGAAGGAAAAGTCGGGCAAAAATAGTTAGCGACAATAATCCTAAACCCATTGCACTCTTTGAACAGGCTGAGCAGCAAGAAGGAGCTGATGACACGAAAGAATGTTCTGATGAGGAAGAAATTGTGGTAGGACGGAAAAACTTATTTGAATTAACCGAACGTAATTTGATAGATTTTAGTAGAAATATGACTGAGACGGGCAGAAGAACGTCTTTTATTGAGTGTTGGCGGGACAAAGTTTCGGCTCTACGTTTGAAAAACAAGTTAAGTACTAATATTGACGACATTGAGCGAATTTTGTCAGGTTTTTCCGAGAATAGCCTAAATGAAGAACCAAAGGAGGACTTGTTGCTTGAACAAAATAGTAACATCAGTATTTTTAGTTCAGACGCAGAGCAAGATGTCCTTTTCCAAACTGCTACTGAAGAGCCGGTGCTTTATGAGGATAGTCTAAATACAAACGAATTCGCTCGTGAGCTCTTAACTCCGCCAAAATCGCTAAACACTTCTAAAACACCTTTACCAGAGTCTTACGGTAACATTGTTCAAATTACGGAAGAGTACATCCATACAGACGATGAAGCTGGTCTGATATTTTATGAGAAAAAGTTTCTTTGCGAACGCACATTCAAAGTGCCACTTCCTCCTGACCAGCGACGCAACCTATCACTATCTAGCCAGTCGACTATTGTCACACTGCCATCGTTGGACTATGACACCGACGCCCTACGGGCGGAGCTAACAAACTTTGGCGAACCGCCTGGCCCTATCACCAGACACACAAAAAAGTTGTACCTGAAGAAGTTGATCAAATACAAACGAGATCCGGAGCGAGCAATCGCCTCGGTCAAGAATAAACATCCAA ATTTCTCGGTAGAACTCTTGTCTACTATGCGAAACGAGGATGTCTTCCTGCAGATAACTGACCATACCGCACTGGAGACGGAAATGTCAACTGAATTTCAAACCACCACTAACAAAGCGTGGCGCGAGGGTCATCTAAAGAAGAGTTTCATCTATCTGCTGATTGATCCACGCGTTTCGGAAAATCTTCCCGCTCAACAGAAACTCCTTTCGCCACACGAACTATGGAAACGTTTTTTGGTTTCTATTTTTTACGTCGGCAAAGGAAAATCCAGCCGGCCGTACTGTCATCTGTACGACGCGATGAAGTTGTACCAGCAAAAGTCAACCGGCCAACAAAACTTGAATCCACCGTCCACAGAAACACTGCTGCAGGTCGAGGAGGAGCAAATAATTTTTCAAAGCGAGGAACGAATAGAACGAGTCTGCCGCGCATCCAAAATTCTTAACCGTAAGCAGATGACCGATAGTGCCAAACTGAACCGGATAATCGACATCTGGCGCTCGCAGCAGGGTGTTATTTGCCTGCATGTGTTCCACAGTATTATGCCAGCCGAAGCTTACACTCGGGAGGCGGCAATTATCGATGCATTCGGAATACAGAATCTGACTAACCTCAAACGTGGCGATTACTACGGCAAAACCTTGTCCTGGCCGATGAAACGCCGAAAACAGTTGGGCATTTTGCTGCTCTATAAGGCAATGTTGATATTTCTGGCAGAAGGCGAAACGCAACTGCTGCCAAGTGATCTAATCTAG
- the LOC128737636 gene encoding vacuolar protein-sorting-associated protein 25 yields MAEYQWPWEYNFPPFFTVQPHAKTKTQQLATWKSLILDYQKHCRQAVLNINEDSPLFVNETISRKLPLDGRLWLMEELAKTGNAAPLDKQRKLQWEIYWHTLDEWSALIYDWAVANGMTNAVCTIYELVAGENTVGEEFYGLNQDVFKKALQILETKGKCELISFDDNEGVKFF; encoded by the exons ATGGCAGAATATCAGTGGCCTTGGGAATACAACTTCCCTCCATTTTTCAC AGTTCAACCGCATGCCAAAACGAAAACACAGCAGCTGGCTACATGGAAATCCCTAATATTGGATTACCAAAAGCACTGCCGACAAGCGGTGCTGAACATTAACGAGGACAGTCCGCTGTTCGTAAATGAGACTATTTCCCGGAAACTACCTCTCGATGGGAGGCTATGGCTTATGGAGGAACTGGCAAAGACCGGTAATGCTGCACCGCTGGACAAACAACGCAAGCTGCAGTGGGAAATCTACTGGCACACACTGGACGAATGGAGTGCGCTAATATATGACTGGGCCGTGGCCAATGGTATGACGAACGCCGTGTGTACCATCTATGAATTAGTCGCAGGGGAGAATACAGTTGGCGAAGAGTTTTACGGGTTGAATCAAGATGTTTTCAAGAAAGCTTTGCAGATACTAGAAACTAAAGGTAAATGTGAATTGATTTCGTTTGATGATAACGAAGGTGTGAAGTTTTTTTAG